In the genome of Lynx canadensis isolate LIC74 chromosome F1, mLynCan4.pri.v2, whole genome shotgun sequence, one region contains:
- the UFC1 gene encoding ubiquitin-fold modifier-conjugating enzyme 1: MADEATRRVVSEIPVLKTNAGPRDRELWVQRLKEEYQSLIRYVENNKNADNDWFRLESNKEGTRWFGKCWYIHDLLKYEFDIEFDIPITYPTTAPEIAVPELDGKTAKMYRGGKICLTDHFKPLWARNVPKFGLAHLMALGLGPWLAVEIPDLIQKGVIQHKEKGNP; the protein is encoded by the exons ATGGCGGACGAGGCTACCCGGCGTGTGGTGTCTGAGATCCCGGTGCTGAAGACTAAcgccggacctcgagatcgtgagtTGTGGGTGCAGCGACTCAAAGAGGAATATCAGTCTCTTATCCGG TATGTGGAGAACAACAAGAATGCCGACAATGATTGGTTCCGACTGGAGTCCAACAAGGAAGGGACTCG GTGGTTTGGAAAATGCTGGTACATCCATGACCTGCTCAAATATGAGTTTGACATTGAGTTTGAC ATTCCTATCACATACCCCACTACTGCTCCAGAAATTGCAGTCCCTGAACTGGATGGAAAAACAGCAAAGATGTACAG GGGTGGCAAAATATGCCTGACTGATCACTTTAAGCCTTTGTGGGCCAGGAACGTGCCCAAGTTTGGACTAGCTCATCTCATGGCTCTGGGG CTGGGTCCATGGCTGGCAGTGGAAATCCCCGATCTGATTCAGAAGGGCGTGATTCAGCATAAAGAGAAAGGCAACCCATGA
- the USP21 gene encoding ubiquitin carboxyl-terminal hydrolase 21 isoform X1 produces the protein MLHRSAGRTQASQLPTLAPGLPGKDLSASLRAILRPSDLHPYGHRTLWLQGLALERRFKNHSKQIWEPAVLKLAAFPWCRRRSQGGGFTQAPRKEVQPVVSTMPQASEHRLGRTREPPVNVQPRVGSKLPFAPRARSKERRNPAPGPNPMLRPLPPRPGPPEERLKKLELGRGRTSGPRPRGPLRADHGVPLPGSPPPTTVALPLPSRTNLARSKSVSSGDLRPMGIALGGHRGAGELGAALSRLALRPEPPALRRSASLRRLGGFPGPPTLLSIRTEPPTSHGSFHVISARPSESFYSDDKMAHHTLLLGSGHVGLRNLGNTCFLNAVLQCLSSTRPLRDFCLRRDFRQEVPGGGRAQELTEAFADVIGALWHPDSCEAVNPTRFRAVFQKYVPSFSGYSQQDAQEFLKLLMERLHLEINRRGRRAAPILASGAAASQPRRGGALLEEPELSDDDRANLMWKRYLEREDSKIVDLFVGQLKSCLKCQACGYRSTTFEVFCDLSLPIPKKGFAGGKVSLRDCFNLFTKEEELESENAPVCDRCRQKTRSTKKLTVQRFPRILVLHLNRFSASRGSIKKSSVGVDFPLQRLSLGDFASDKAGSPIYQLYALCNHSGSVHYGHYTALCRCQTGWHVYNDSRVSPVSENQVASSEGYVLFYQLMQEPPRCL, from the exons ATGCTTCACCGGTCTGCGGGCCGGACCCAAGCATCGCAGCTTCCCACACTGGCACCCGGGCTCCCCGGCAAGGATCTGTCTGCAAGCCTGCGGGCCATACTACGACCCTCGGATCTTCATCCCTATGGTCACAGGACCCTATGGCTGCAGGGACTTGCTTTGGAGAGACGGTTTAAAAACCATTCAAAGCAGATCTGGGAACCGGCGGTCCTAAAGTTGGCTGCGTTTCCATGGTGTCGGCGGCGGAGCCAAGGGGGCGGGTTCACGCAAGCGCcgaggaaggag gTCCAGCCTGTGGTGTCCACAATGCCCCAGGCCTCTGAGCACCGCCTGGGCCGGACCCGAGAGCCACCTGTTAATGTCCAGCCCCGAGTGGGATCCAAGCTACCATTTGCCCCACGGGCCCGAAGCAAGGAGCGCCGAAACCCAGCCCCTGGGCCGAACCCCATGTTAAGACCTCTGCCTCCCCGGCCGGGGCCCCCTGAGGAACGGCTCAAGAAACTGGAGCTGGGACGGGGTCGGACCTCAGGCCCTCGTCCCAGAGGACCCCTTCGGGCAGATCATGGAGTTCCCCTGCCTGGCTCACCACCCCCGACCACCgtggctctgcctctcccttccagGACCAACCTAGCCCGTTCCAAGTCTGTGAGCAGTGGGGACTTGCGGCCTATGGGGATTGCCCTGGGAGGGCACCGTGGCGCTGGGGAGCTCGGGGCTGCGCTGAGCCGCCTGGCGCTCCGGCCTGAGCCACCGGCTTTGAGACGCAGCGCTTCTCTCCGCCGCCTCGGGGGCTTTCCCGGTCCCCCAACCTTGCTCAGTATACGGACGGAGCCCCCTACTTCCCATGGCTCCTTTCACGTCATATCGGCCCGGCCCTCTGAGTCTTTCTACTCCGATGACAAAATG GCTCATCACACACTGCTCCTGGGCTCTGGTCACGTTGGCCTGCGAAACCTGGGGAACACG TGCTTCCTGAATGCAGTGCTACAGTGTTTGAGCAGCACTCGGCCTCTTCGGGACTTCTGTCTGCGGAGGGACTTCCGGCAAGAGGTGCCTGGAGGGGGTCGAGCGCAAGAGCTCACTGAAG CCTTTGCGGATGTGATCGGTGCCCTGTGGCATCCTGACTCCTGTGAAGCTGTGAATCCCACCCGATTCCGAGCTGTCTTCCAGAAATACGTTCCCTCCTTCTCTGGATACAG CCAGCAGGATGCCCAAGAGTTCCTGAAGCTCCTCATGGAGCGGCTGCACCTCGAAATCAACCGACGCGGCCGCCGAGCTGCACCAATCTTGGCCAGTGGTGCAGCTGCCTCTCAGCCCCGCCGCGGGGGGGCTCTGCTAGAAGAACCGGAGCTGAG TGATGATGACCGAGCCAACCTAATGTGGAAGCGTTACCTGGAGCGAGAAGACAGCAAGATTGTGG ACCTGTTTGTGGGCCAGTTGAAAAGCTGTCTCAAGTGCCAGGCCTGTGGGTATCGCTCCACGACCTTCGAGGTTTTTTGTGACCTGTCCCTGCCCATCCCCAAG aaaGGATTTGCCGGGGGCAAGGTATCTCTGCGGGATTGTTTCAACCTTTTCACCAAGGAAGAGGAGCTGGAGTCAGAGAATGCTCCA GTGTGTGATCGATGTCGGCAGAAAACACGAAGTACCAAAAAGTTGACAGTGCAAAGATTCCCCCGAATCCTCGTGCTCC ATCTTAATCGATTCTCTGCCTCCCGAGGCTCCATCAAGAAAAGTTCAGTAGGTGTAGACTTCCCGCTGCAGCGACTGAGCCTAGGGGACTTTGCCAGTGACAAAGCCG GAAGCCCCATCTACCAGCTGTATGCCCTTTGCAACCACTCGGGCAGCGTCCACTATGGCCACTACACGGCCCTGTGCCGGTGCCAGACTGGCTGGCACGTCTACAATGATTCTCG tgTCTCCCCTGTCAGTGAAAACCAGGTGGCGTCCAGTGAGGGCTACGTGCTGTTCTACCAACTGATGCAGGAGCCACCCCGGTGCCTGTGA
- the USP21 gene encoding ubiquitin carboxyl-terminal hydrolase 21 isoform X2 gives MPQASEHRLGRTREPPVNVQPRVGSKLPFAPRARSKERRNPAPGPNPMLRPLPPRPGPPEERLKKLELGRGRTSGPRPRGPLRADHGVPLPGSPPPTTVALPLPSRTNLARSKSVSSGDLRPMGIALGGHRGAGELGAALSRLALRPEPPALRRSASLRRLGGFPGPPTLLSIRTEPPTSHGSFHVISARPSESFYSDDKMVRTCPAPVAFRARAPLCLQLSCHQAHHTLLLGSGHVGLRNLGNTCFLNAVLQCLSSTRPLRDFCLRRDFRQEVPGGGRAQELTEAFADVIGALWHPDSCEAVNPTRFRAVFQKYVPSFSGYSQQDAQEFLKLLMERLHLEINRRGRRAAPILASGAAASQPRRGGALLEEPELSDDDRANLMWKRYLEREDSKIVDLFVGQLKSCLKCQACGYRSTTFEVFCDLSLPIPKKGFAGGKVSLRDCFNLFTKEEELESENAPVCDRCRQKTRSTKKLTVQRFPRILVLHLNRFSASRGSIKKSSVGVDFPLQRLSLGDFASDKAGSPIYQLYALCNHSGSVHYGHYTALCRCQTGWHVYNDSRVSPVSENQVASSEGYVLFYQLMQEPPRCL, from the exons ATGCCCCAGGCCTCTGAGCACCGCCTGGGCCGGACCCGAGAGCCACCTGTTAATGTCCAGCCCCGAGTGGGATCCAAGCTACCATTTGCCCCACGGGCCCGAAGCAAGGAGCGCCGAAACCCAGCCCCTGGGCCGAACCCCATGTTAAGACCTCTGCCTCCCCGGCCGGGGCCCCCTGAGGAACGGCTCAAGAAACTGGAGCTGGGACGGGGTCGGACCTCAGGCCCTCGTCCCAGAGGACCCCTTCGGGCAGATCATGGAGTTCCCCTGCCTGGCTCACCACCCCCGACCACCgtggctctgcctctcccttccagGACCAACCTAGCCCGTTCCAAGTCTGTGAGCAGTGGGGACTTGCGGCCTATGGGGATTGCCCTGGGAGGGCACCGTGGCGCTGGGGAGCTCGGGGCTGCGCTGAGCCGCCTGGCGCTCCGGCCTGAGCCACCGGCTTTGAGACGCAGCGCTTCTCTCCGCCGCCTCGGGGGCTTTCCCGGTCCCCCAACCTTGCTCAGTATACGGACGGAGCCCCCTACTTCCCATGGCTCCTTTCACGTCATATCGGCCCGGCCCTCTGAGTCTTTCTACTCCGATGACAAAATGGTGAGGACTTGTCCGGCACCCGTGGCCTTCCGTGCCCGTGCTCCTCTGTGCCTCCAGCTTTCTTGCCATCAG GCTCATCACACACTGCTCCTGGGCTCTGGTCACGTTGGCCTGCGAAACCTGGGGAACACG TGCTTCCTGAATGCAGTGCTACAGTGTTTGAGCAGCACTCGGCCTCTTCGGGACTTCTGTCTGCGGAGGGACTTCCGGCAAGAGGTGCCTGGAGGGGGTCGAGCGCAAGAGCTCACTGAAG CCTTTGCGGATGTGATCGGTGCCCTGTGGCATCCTGACTCCTGTGAAGCTGTGAATCCCACCCGATTCCGAGCTGTCTTCCAGAAATACGTTCCCTCCTTCTCTGGATACAG CCAGCAGGATGCCCAAGAGTTCCTGAAGCTCCTCATGGAGCGGCTGCACCTCGAAATCAACCGACGCGGCCGCCGAGCTGCACCAATCTTGGCCAGTGGTGCAGCTGCCTCTCAGCCCCGCCGCGGGGGGGCTCTGCTAGAAGAACCGGAGCTGAG TGATGATGACCGAGCCAACCTAATGTGGAAGCGTTACCTGGAGCGAGAAGACAGCAAGATTGTGG ACCTGTTTGTGGGCCAGTTGAAAAGCTGTCTCAAGTGCCAGGCCTGTGGGTATCGCTCCACGACCTTCGAGGTTTTTTGTGACCTGTCCCTGCCCATCCCCAAG aaaGGATTTGCCGGGGGCAAGGTATCTCTGCGGGATTGTTTCAACCTTTTCACCAAGGAAGAGGAGCTGGAGTCAGAGAATGCTCCA GTGTGTGATCGATGTCGGCAGAAAACACGAAGTACCAAAAAGTTGACAGTGCAAAGATTCCCCCGAATCCTCGTGCTCC ATCTTAATCGATTCTCTGCCTCCCGAGGCTCCATCAAGAAAAGTTCAGTAGGTGTAGACTTCCCGCTGCAGCGACTGAGCCTAGGGGACTTTGCCAGTGACAAAGCCG GAAGCCCCATCTACCAGCTGTATGCCCTTTGCAACCACTCGGGCAGCGTCCACTATGGCCACTACACGGCCCTGTGCCGGTGCCAGACTGGCTGGCACGTCTACAATGATTCTCG tgTCTCCCCTGTCAGTGAAAACCAGGTGGCGTCCAGTGAGGGCTACGTGCTGTTCTACCAACTGATGCAGGAGCCACCCCGGTGCCTGTGA
- the USP21 gene encoding ubiquitin carboxyl-terminal hydrolase 21 isoform X3 has product MLHRSAGRTQASQLPTLAPGLPGKDLSASLRAILRPSDLHPYGHRTLWLQGLALERRFKNHSKQIWEPAVLKLAAFPWCRRRSQGGGFTQAPRKEVQPVVSTMPQASEHRLGRTREPPVNVQPRVGSKLPFAPRARSKERRNPAPGPNPMLRPLPPRPGPPEERLKKLELGRGRTSGPRPRGPLRADHGVPLPGSPPPTTVALPLPSRTNLARSKSVSSGDLRPMGIALGGHRGAGELGAALSRLALRPEPPALRRSASLRRLGGFPGPPTLLSIRTEPPTSHGSFHVISARPSESFYSDDKMAHHTLLLGSGHVGLRNLGNTCFLNAVLQCLSSTRPLRDFCLRRDFRQEVPGGGRAQELTEAFADVIGALWHPDSCEAVNPTRFRAVFQKYVPSFSGYSQQDAQEFLKLLMERLHLEINRRGRRAAPILASGAAASQPRRGGALLEEPELSDDDRANLMWKRYLEREDSKIVDLFVGQLKSCLKCQACGYRSTTFEVFCDLSLPIPKDLPGARYLCGIVSTFSPRKRSWSQRMLQCVIDVGRKHEVPKS; this is encoded by the exons ATGCTTCACCGGTCTGCGGGCCGGACCCAAGCATCGCAGCTTCCCACACTGGCACCCGGGCTCCCCGGCAAGGATCTGTCTGCAAGCCTGCGGGCCATACTACGACCCTCGGATCTTCATCCCTATGGTCACAGGACCCTATGGCTGCAGGGACTTGCTTTGGAGAGACGGTTTAAAAACCATTCAAAGCAGATCTGGGAACCGGCGGTCCTAAAGTTGGCTGCGTTTCCATGGTGTCGGCGGCGGAGCCAAGGGGGCGGGTTCACGCAAGCGCcgaggaaggag gTCCAGCCTGTGGTGTCCACAATGCCCCAGGCCTCTGAGCACCGCCTGGGCCGGACCCGAGAGCCACCTGTTAATGTCCAGCCCCGAGTGGGATCCAAGCTACCATTTGCCCCACGGGCCCGAAGCAAGGAGCGCCGAAACCCAGCCCCTGGGCCGAACCCCATGTTAAGACCTCTGCCTCCCCGGCCGGGGCCCCCTGAGGAACGGCTCAAGAAACTGGAGCTGGGACGGGGTCGGACCTCAGGCCCTCGTCCCAGAGGACCCCTTCGGGCAGATCATGGAGTTCCCCTGCCTGGCTCACCACCCCCGACCACCgtggctctgcctctcccttccagGACCAACCTAGCCCGTTCCAAGTCTGTGAGCAGTGGGGACTTGCGGCCTATGGGGATTGCCCTGGGAGGGCACCGTGGCGCTGGGGAGCTCGGGGCTGCGCTGAGCCGCCTGGCGCTCCGGCCTGAGCCACCGGCTTTGAGACGCAGCGCTTCTCTCCGCCGCCTCGGGGGCTTTCCCGGTCCCCCAACCTTGCTCAGTATACGGACGGAGCCCCCTACTTCCCATGGCTCCTTTCACGTCATATCGGCCCGGCCCTCTGAGTCTTTCTACTCCGATGACAAAATG GCTCATCACACACTGCTCCTGGGCTCTGGTCACGTTGGCCTGCGAAACCTGGGGAACACG TGCTTCCTGAATGCAGTGCTACAGTGTTTGAGCAGCACTCGGCCTCTTCGGGACTTCTGTCTGCGGAGGGACTTCCGGCAAGAGGTGCCTGGAGGGGGTCGAGCGCAAGAGCTCACTGAAG CCTTTGCGGATGTGATCGGTGCCCTGTGGCATCCTGACTCCTGTGAAGCTGTGAATCCCACCCGATTCCGAGCTGTCTTCCAGAAATACGTTCCCTCCTTCTCTGGATACAG CCAGCAGGATGCCCAAGAGTTCCTGAAGCTCCTCATGGAGCGGCTGCACCTCGAAATCAACCGACGCGGCCGCCGAGCTGCACCAATCTTGGCCAGTGGTGCAGCTGCCTCTCAGCCCCGCCGCGGGGGGGCTCTGCTAGAAGAACCGGAGCTGAG TGATGATGACCGAGCCAACCTAATGTGGAAGCGTTACCTGGAGCGAGAAGACAGCAAGATTGTGG ACCTGTTTGTGGGCCAGTTGAAAAGCTGTCTCAAGTGCCAGGCCTGTGGGTATCGCTCCACGACCTTCGAGGTTTTTTGTGACCTGTCCCTGCCCATCCCCAAG GATTTGCCGGGGGCAAGGTATCTCTGCGGGATTGTTTCAACCTTTTCACCAAGGAAGAGGAGCTGGAGTCAGAGAATGCTCCA GTGTGTGATCGATGTCGGCAGAAAACACGAAGTACCAAAAAGTTGA